The sequence aaagaatgaataactctttcttggaataagtacagccagaatgctccgtagaagcaaggatggtgagactatgtctcatatactttggacatgttatcagagggatcagtacctggagaagggcatcatgtttggtaaagtaaagggtcagagaaaaagaggaataccctcagtgagatgggttgacaccatggctgtaacaatgggttcaagcataacaacaattgtaaggatggcacaggagcaggcagtgtttcattctgttgttcgctatgagtcggaactaacttgatggcacctaacaacattgatttctaacttcattgcattgtggtcagagaacataccttgtattattttcatccttttaaatgtactgagtttgttttatggtcgagcatatggtctattctggagaatgttccatgtatactTGAGAAGAATATATGTcctattgttgttgggtggagggttTTATAAATATCTGCTGGCTTATGAGTTGTTGCAGTCTTCTGTCTCCTTGTTGATCTTccatctagttgttctatccATCATTGAAAGTGGGGTGTGGAAGACTAGCTATTACTGTTGAATcagatacatttttatttttaactttttatcgtgaaacatttcaaacatataggaaagaagagagaatagtATCATGAACCCATTCCCCAGCTTCAACACTTATCAATATTTTATGAATCTTGTTTAATCTAGCCttgtgcatcttttttttttttcttttcttttctggagTATTTTAAAGCACATGCCCGACACCGTATCATTTCAACACTAAATGCTCCTGCACATTACACTAACAGATAAGGACGCTTTTTAGCCCAGCCCTGGCACCATTATTACACCTGCCAAAATTATTGGTAAATTCCTCAACAGCCTCTAATCCGCAGTCCTTCTTCAGCTGTCCAGACACCCTTTTCAAGGCCTTTGCATGTTTCAGAATGGGAAGTGACCTCAGGGCTGGCATAGGGGTGGGGGAGCAGTCAGGGCAGGCTAATTGGAGTGGGGAGGGTGGCTTTGGCCAGAGGGTGAGGGGTATGGGTCCTCACGAGCTCCTGTTTGGTCTGTTTCAGGAACAAATGTGGTATCTGGGGCTGGCGGTCTGAGAAGATGGAAACCGTTAGCGGCTACGAGGCCAAGGCAGGAGAAACTAGCGGCAGGGACCTCAGGGTGGGAGACGTGAGGCTTGGGGACTCGTCTCCTTCCCCACATCCACTTCAGAGTGCAAGGGGAGAGACAGAAGAGCCGTTGGGCTTCCAGAAGCCCTGTGCGGCTGTGGGAACTCAATGGGGCCTGGATGCCCAGTCCCTGCTGAGCATGGCAGGATCACCCCCAACGTGGGCCCCCACCCAGGGCACCGGGAAGGGGCCAGGGACTGCAGCTCCTCGTTGGTGACCCCCAGGGTTCAGACCCTGCCACCTCCTTCATCATCAGAGCGAGAGTTCACCTGTCTCTGGGAATAAGAGGACTCAGATCCTGTGTCATTGAGGCTGAGTGTGGGTACAGGATCTGAGCCCCCAGCTTCCcctgtgtccccccaccccaggtGTACAGTGCCACCAATGTGGAGCTGGTGACACGCACCCGCACCGAGCACCTCTCCGATCAAGACAAGTCGAGGAGCAAAGGTAAACCCAGGTGCGCCTGCCTGCTGCCCAGTCATACCACGTGGTGGGGTCACCCTGGTCTGAGGTCAGGGGCCGGAGTATCCCAGGACAAGCTGGGAGGCCTACCCATTTCCGtctgtccctctcccacccaacAGGAGGCTCCCAGGCTCCATCTTGGCACCCTAGAGTGCCCATGGGAAGGGGGGTAGGGGCAGTCTGGGGACAGTGGCCCAAAGTCCCCTCATGGCTCACATCCCTTCTCCTCAGGAGGGAAGACTCCGTTCCAATCCTTCCTCGGGATGGCCCAGCAGCACTCCCACAATGGGGTGAGCCAGGACGGGGCTGGACTGGGGAGGGGAGCATCAGGCAGGACGGGCCAGGCTAGACATGTCCCCTCCTGAGTGCTCAGCTGGGTCCGGGGGTCCCCCCAGGCTTCTGTGCAGCAGGCAGCCAGCCCCACCAACCCCACAGCCATTTCCCCCGACGAGTACTTCGACCCCAACTTCAGTCTGGAGTCACGGAACATCGGCCGTCCCATCGAGATGTCCAGCAAAGTACAGAGGTGAGGCCTGGGGCTGGCTGGGGACTCACCTTAGCGATGGGGACCCCGCCCTGACCTCCTAAACCCCTCAGGCTCCTGTCACTCATGGGGCCCAGTGGAATGAGGGACCTGCTCATATAGGTGGCTTCCCCTAGATGCCACATCTGAGGGCAGGAGCCAGGTCTGGTTTATCCGTGACCCCAACACCAGCCTGGGCATGGCCGAGAGAACTAGCCACCCTTCCctaatgaatgaacgaatgagtaaatgaatgaatgaaaaacccATGTTTAGTTTTCGAGTCAATTCAGTGTGTCTTTTTTAAGCTGCTATTGTGGGCCAGCACgtggcagagggggacagacacTGGGCTCGGTGCCGGGAGCCACAGCCCTGCCCAAGGAGACAGCCTCCCTTCTCCAGTCTGGTTTCCTCCTCAGTGAAGTGAGAACAGACTGGCCACCTGCCTCACGTGGGCATCGTGAGGGCCCACTGAGCTGTAACGGTGATGGCATCACCACACGTCGAGAGCTTACTGCGGGCCGAGCCCTGTCCTGGCAGCCTCACATGGGTTATCTCTGCTGCCCAGTGTGGAGCCGGGTAGGATTTGAACCCCAGCAGTCCTGGCCTCTGGGCTGTGCTGTCCATGAACCTACAGCAGAATGTGAGGCGCTGGTGGCTGCAGGCTGAGGAAGAGGCTGGAGGTGTGGACGAGGCCAGAGGGCAGCCCCCTGCCTGGCTCCTGCCCTCCTCACTCAGATGCATGGCACAAAACCATCATGAGCCTCAGTCCAGGCCCAGGTCTGGGGGCAGCTTGGGCTGGCGGGATGGAAGGACACTAGCTCTTGGGGGCGGTGAGGTGGCCGAACAGAGATGAGGGTGCCCCAGGCAGGGTGGGGCCTTCAGCAGAGGGGCCTCAATTTCACCTGGCGGTTGGCTGGGCAGGTTCAAGGCAACCCTTTGGCTAAGCGAGGAGCACCCACTGTCCCTGGGGGACCAGGTGACGCCCATCATCGATCTCATGGCCATCAGCAACGCCCACTTTGCCAAGCTGCGTGACTTCATCACCCTGCGCCTCCCACCTGGCTTCCCCGTCAAGATTGGTGAGAGGGCTAGCCAGAGGCAGGATGGCCGGGCAGCAGGAGGACCCCAGGCTTGGTACCCTCCCCTCAGGGTGGTTTCTGGCCAGGAGGGGTGGATGAGGGGCTTCAGGAGACCAGACCACTCGTGTCTGGGTCTCTTGGGGTGTGGATCAAGCtcatctgtctcccacagagaTCCCACTTTTCCACGTGCTTAATGCCCGCATCACCTTCAGCAATCTGTGTGGCTGTGATGAGCCCCTAAGCTCCGTGTGGGTGCCAGCCCCTGGCTCTGCAGCTTCAGGTACCCTGCCAGAAGGGGGCAGGAGACTCGGCTCAGTGGCCTCTGAGCCCCGGCCTAAGCCTGGCACCATCTGCCCAGGGAGCCCCTTCCCGTGCGAGGTGGACCCTGCCGTGTTTGAGGTGCCTGAGGGCTACAGCGTGCTGGGTGCAGAGCGCAATGAGCCCCTCCGAGATGAGGACGACGACCTGCTGCAGTTTGCCATCCAACAGAGCCTGCTGGAGGCTGGCACAGAGGCGGAGCAGGTGGGTGTGAGCAGGGGGCCCAGCCTCTGCAGCCACAGGGCACAGGTGGTAGTTCTGGGCTTCCGTTGCTGCAGGTGACTGTCTGGGAGGCCCTGACCAATGCCCGGCCCGGCACCCACCCTCCTCCCCAGTCCACAGTGTATGAGGAGCAGCTTCAGCTGGAGCGGTGAGGCCCCCTGAGGACCTTTCAGGCTGTGCTCGGCCCCACTGTGCCTGGAGGAGCCAGCAGCTGACAGGGTGGGTGGGGAGCAGGGAGGTGGTGGGCCCAGGACCCCACGCCCTCTCCAAGGCTGCCTTCGTCAGCAGTGCTGCCTTCCATCACAGGTAGCGTGAGGGATTGTCTGTTCCCTCCTCCAGCCAGCTACTGTGTCCTTGTACTTGTTCCCAGCCCCTTGGCCTGGCCCTAAGCCACCTCCCCCAGCCTTAGGCTCACCAGTTGCTCTCATTCTCCCTCCAAACCTGGAAGGGCCCTCCAGGAAAGCCTGCAACTGTGCACGGAGCCCGGGGGCCCAGGATCCCCGCACAGGACGCCCCCTTCCCCAGCACCCCCAAGCTTTGAGGAGCAGCTACGCCTGGCCCTGGAGTTGTCTTCGCGGGAGCAGGAGGAGCGGGAACGGCGGGggcagcaggaggaggaagacTTGCAGCGGA comes from Elephas maximus indicus isolate mEleMax1 chromosome 7, mEleMax1 primary haplotype, whole genome shotgun sequence and encodes:
- the ANKRD13D gene encoding ankyrin repeat domain-containing protein 13D isoform X1; translation: MAGPGPTFPLHRLVWANRHRELEAALHSRQHDIEQEDPRGRTPLELAVSLGNLESVRVLLRHNANVGKESLQGWAVLQEAVSTGDPEMVQLVLQYRDYQRATQRLAGIPELLNKLRQAPDFYVEMKWEFTSWVPLVSKMCPSDVYRVWKRGQSLRVDTSLLGFEHMTWQRGRRSFIFKGQEAGALVMEVDHDRQVVHTEMLGLTLHDPEVLLAAMRPSEEHVASRLTSPIVSTHLDTRNVAFERNKCGIWGWRSEKMETVSGYEAKVYSATNVELVTRTRTEHLSDQDKSRSKGGKTPFQSFLGMAQQHSHNGASVQQAASPTNPTAISPDEYFDPNFSLESRNIGRPIEMSSKVQRFKATLWLSEEHPLSLGDQVTPIIDLMAISNAHFAKLRDFITLRLPPGFPVKIEIPLFHVLNARITFSNLCGCDEPLSSVWVPAPGSAASGTLPEGGRRLGSVASEPRPKPGTICPGSPFPCEVDPAVFEVPEGYSVLGAERNEPLRDEDDDLLQFAIQQSLLEAGTEAEQVTVWEALTNARPGTHPPPQSTVYEEQLQLERALQESLQLCTEPGGPGSPHRTPPSPAPPSFEEQLRLALELSSREQEERERRGQQEEEDLQRILQLSLREH
- the ANKRD13D gene encoding ankyrin repeat domain-containing protein 13D isoform X3 — its product is MPTWAKRASRAGQEAVSTGDPEMVQLVLQYRDYQRATQRLAGIPELLNKLRQAPDFYVEMKWEFTSWVPLVSKMCPSDVYRVWKRGQSLRVDTSLLGFEHMTWQRGRRSFIFKGQEAGALVMEVDHDRQVVHTEMLGLTLHDPEVLLAAMRPSEEHVASRLTSPIVSTHLDTRNVAFERNKCGIWGWRSEKMETVSGYEAKVYSATNVELVTRTRTEHLSDQDKSRSKGGKTPFQSFLGMAQQHSHNGASVQQAASPTNPTAISPDEYFDPNFSLESRNIGRPIEMSSKVQRFKATLWLSEEHPLSLGDQVTPIIDLMAISNAHFAKLRDFITLRLPPGFPVKIEIPLFHVLNARITFSNLCGCDEPLSSVWVPAPGSAASGTLPEGGRRLGSVASEPRPKPGTICPGSPFPCEVDPAVFEVPEGYSVLGAERNEPLRDEDDDLLQFAIQQSLLEAGTEAEQVTVWEALTNARPGTHPPPQSTVYEEQLQLERALQESLQLCTEPGGPGSPHRTPPSPAPPSFEEQLRLALELSSREQEERERRGQQEEEDLQRILQLSLREH
- the ANKRD13D gene encoding ankyrin repeat domain-containing protein 13D isoform X2 codes for the protein MAGPGPTFPLHRLVWANRHRELEAALHSRQHDIEQEDPRGRTPLELAVSLGNLESVRVLLRHNANVGKESLQGWAVLQEAVSTGDPEMVQLVLQYRDYQRATQRLAGIPELLNKLRQAPDFYVEMKWEFTSWVPLVSKMCPSDVYRVWKRGQSLRVDTSLLGFEHMTWQRGRRSFIFKGQEAGALVMEVDHDRQVVHTEMLGLTLHDPEVLLAAMRPSEEHVASRLTSPIVSTHLDTRNVAFERNKCGIWGWRSEKMETVSGYEAKVYSATNVELVTRTRTEHLSDQDKSRSKGGKTPFQSFLGMAQQHSHNGASVQQAASPTNPTAISPDEYFDPNFSLESRNIGRPIEMSSKVQRFKATLWLSEEHPLSLGDQVTPIIDLMAISNAHFAKLRDFITLRLPPGFPVKIEIPLFHVLNARITFSNLCGCDEPLSSVWVPAPGSAASGSPFPCEVDPAVFEVPEGYSVLGAERNEPLRDEDDDLLQFAIQQSLLEAGTEAEQVTVWEALTNARPGTHPPPQSTVYEEQLQLERALQESLQLCTEPGGPGSPHRTPPSPAPPSFEEQLRLALELSSREQEERERRGQQEEEDLQRILQLSLREH